A single genomic interval of Streptomyces sp. NBC_00663 harbors:
- a CDS encoding DUF4760 domain-containing protein, whose protein sequence is MDSSVVFNIVTTGIAVVAVVTSVVFSARQARIAKHANHISVMIDLLAEFRSVEFHDQHDYVTQRLGAENDPAAGVRGLPAEPRAAFYSVVYYYQSFANLAVFGLLDETLLATVLRTRIVSVWQAVRPFVERERELRGEAGGGTYMSIFEELARLAAELPPEHVRDRMTENRRRRPRALS, encoded by the coding sequence ATGGACAGCTCTGTCGTCTTCAACATCGTCACCACGGGCATCGCGGTCGTCGCCGTGGTGACCTCCGTCGTCTTCAGCGCCCGGCAGGCCCGGATCGCGAAGCACGCCAACCACATATCCGTGATGATCGACCTGCTCGCGGAGTTCCGGTCGGTGGAGTTCCACGACCAGCACGACTACGTCACCCAGCGCCTCGGCGCCGAGAACGACCCGGCGGCCGGGGTGCGCGGCCTGCCCGCCGAGCCCAGGGCCGCCTTCTACAGCGTCGTGTACTACTACCAGTCCTTCGCCAACCTCGCCGTCTTCGGACTCCTCGACGAGACCCTGCTGGCCACGGTCCTGCGCACCCGGATCGTCTCGGTCTGGCAGGCGGTCCGGCCCTTCGTGGAACGCGAGCGGGAGCTGCGCGGCGAGGCGGGTGGCGGCACGTACATGTCGATCTTCGAGGAGCTGGCCCGGCTGGCGGCCGAGCTGCCGCCCGAGCACGTCCGCGACCGGATGACCGAGAACCGGCGCAGACGGCCGCGCGCGCTGAGCTGA